One Synechococcus sp. PROS-9-1 DNA window includes the following coding sequences:
- the mscL gene encoding large conductance mechanosensitive channel protein MscL, translating to MTRKPGLFADFKAFINKGNVVDLAIAVVIAGAFGKVVGSVVTLLMTNALEPALKAANVDSINSWPAGSVIVAIINFLVIAFVCFSIVKSIEATKRKQEIVAETKPDPQAQLASAITRLTDALERKGF from the coding sequence ATGACTCGCAAGCCTGGTTTATTTGCAGACTTCAAAGCTTTTATCAACAAAGGCAATGTGGTTGATCTCGCCATTGCCGTTGTGATTGCAGGCGCGTTTGGCAAGGTTGTTGGCTCGGTTGTCACCTTATTGATGACCAATGCGCTTGAGCCGGCACTCAAGGCAGCGAATGTGGACTCAATCAATTCCTGGCCAGCAGGCAGCGTGATTGTGGCGATCATCAACTTCCTCGTGATCGCCTTTGTGTGCTTCTCGATTGTCAAATCAATCGAGGCCACAAAACGCAAGCAAGAGATCGTTGCCGAAACCAAACCCGATCCCCAAGCGCAACTGGCGTCTGCGATCACTCGCCTCACAGACGCCCTAGAGCGCAAGGGTTTCTGA
- a CDS encoding NAD(P)H dehydrogenase subunit NdhS: MASATPILPGATVIVVDARSIYAGYTGFVQRISGDRAAVLFEGGNWDKLVTMRLSDLSAA, translated from the coding sequence ATGGCCTCCGCCACTCCGATCCTGCCTGGTGCCACGGTCATCGTGGTGGACGCCCGTTCGATCTATGCCGGCTACACCGGGTTTGTGCAGCGCATCAGTGGCGATCGCGCCGCTGTGCTATTTGAAGGGGGCAACTGGGACAAGCTCGTGACAATGCGTCTGAGCGATCTCAGCGCCGCCTGA
- the rnc gene encoding ribonuclease III: protein MITPQREQQLQALWQQLVAGSSLATQGELSQEQLAHLDEALTHTSTGLARHHEQLEFLGDAVLRLAASDFIESEHPQMPVGERSALRAQLVSDRWLAELGSNIDIEALIKLGAKASGDTAARATLRAEHCEALIGALYRISGKVSPVQSWLTPYWRETSREVLADPHRGNSKSALQEWTQAQGLGLPSYVCSEISQRHGDPRRFHCQVFIQDQNKPRAEAWGGSRRQAEQQAAKAAMQQTTLASVPSSSQTQNS, encoded by the coding sequence GTGATTACTCCCCAGCGTGAACAGCAACTCCAAGCGCTCTGGCAGCAACTGGTTGCAGGTTCGAGCCTTGCGACACAGGGAGAGCTGAGCCAGGAGCAGTTGGCGCATCTCGATGAAGCGCTCACCCACACCTCCACCGGGCTTGCCCGCCATCACGAACAGCTGGAGTTTCTTGGTGATGCCGTGCTGCGGCTCGCGGCTTCGGATTTCATCGAATCCGAACACCCCCAAATGCCTGTGGGGGAGCGCTCTGCTCTGAGAGCCCAATTGGTAAGCGACCGCTGGTTGGCGGAGCTGGGAAGCAACATCGACATCGAAGCGCTCATCAAGCTGGGAGCGAAAGCTAGCGGTGACACAGCAGCACGCGCCACCCTCCGCGCCGAGCACTGCGAAGCCCTGATCGGTGCGCTCTACCGGATCAGCGGCAAGGTGTCTCCGGTACAAAGTTGGCTGACGCCCTACTGGCGCGAAACCAGCCGTGAGGTGCTCGCCGATCCCCACCGCGGAAACAGCAAGTCGGCATTGCAGGAATGGACCCAAGCCCAGGGGCTGGGACTACCTAGCTACGTCTGCAGCGAAATCAGCCAACGCCATGGCGATCCGCGGCGCTTTCATTGCCAGGTGTTCATCCAAGACCAAAACAAGCCAAGGGCAGAAGCCTGGGGTGGATCGCGGCGCCAAGCGGAGCAGCAGGCGGCCAAAGCTGCGATGCAACAAACAACACTTGCAAGCGTTCCATCTAGCTCTCAAACTCAAAACAGCTGA
- a CDS encoding glycogen/starch/alpha-glucan phosphorylase, translating to MSSSEPLDLRLPTPGCYADPERAGLDADAVFDGMTEHLFFTLGKLAPSASRHDLYMALSYAVRDRLMTRYLASLEAIRERPQKTVAYLSAEFLIGPQLANNLLNLGIQNEAEEAVKRFGIESLQQIIEVEEEPGLGNGGLGRLAACYMESLASLQIPATGYGIRYEFGIFDQLIRDGWQVEVTDKWLKGGWPWELPQPDQACFVGFGGRTESYLDDKANYRSRWIPSDHAIGVPHDVPVLGYRVNTCDRLRLWRADATESFDFYAFNIGDYYGAVEEKVGSETLSKVLYPNDGTDEGRRLRLKQQHFFVSCSLQDMLRSLDNRGLSVDDFPEYWTVQLNDTHPAIAVAELMRLLIDDRHMEWDKAWDITRRSVAYTNHTLLPEALEKWDLNLFGSLLPRHLELIYEINRRFLQQVRLRYPGNEAIQRKLSIIDEEGGKSIRMAHLATIGAHHVNGVAALHSDLVREQLMPEFAELWPEKFTNVTNGVTPRRWVALSNPGLSALLDEHVGPDWVTNMELLRKLEDRKNDTGFLTHWEDTKLSVKRKLSTYIHRNTGVLVDPSSLFDVQVKRIHEYKRQHLNALQVITQYLRIKNGQADGMAPRTVIFGGKAAPGYYMAKLIIRFINGIAETINADPDMDGRLRVVFLADYNVKLGEQVYPASDLSEQISTAGKEASGTGNMKFAMNGALTIGTLDGANVEIREHVGPENFFLFGKTVEEIAALKQSGYRPWDVVESVPELAEAIRLVEMGHFSNGDGELFRPLIDNLTGNDPFFVMADFADYLRAQDAVSLAWTDRHHWNRMSVLNSARSGFFSSDRSIRDYCRDIWKVEPMPVEITCDVPD from the coding sequence ATGAGCAGCTCCGAACCCCTCGATCTTCGCCTTCCAACTCCTGGTTGCTACGCCGACCCAGAACGAGCCGGATTGGATGCTGATGCCGTGTTCGACGGCATGACAGAGCACCTGTTTTTCACGCTGGGCAAGCTTGCACCATCCGCTAGCCGCCATGACCTCTACATGGCCCTGAGCTATGCCGTGCGCGATCGGCTGATGACCCGCTACTTGGCCAGCTTGGAGGCGATTCGGGAACGACCGCAAAAAACGGTGGCCTATCTATCTGCGGAATTTCTGATTGGACCGCAACTGGCCAACAACCTGCTCAATCTGGGAATCCAAAACGAAGCAGAAGAAGCCGTGAAACGCTTCGGGATTGAATCCCTGCAGCAGATCATCGAAGTGGAAGAAGAGCCAGGCCTCGGCAATGGCGGCCTGGGGCGCCTAGCTGCTTGCTATATGGAGTCGCTCGCGAGCCTGCAAATCCCTGCCACGGGCTATGGCATCCGCTACGAATTTGGAATTTTTGATCAGCTGATCCGCGATGGCTGGCAGGTGGAGGTCACCGACAAGTGGCTGAAGGGTGGTTGGCCCTGGGAACTGCCCCAACCCGATCAGGCCTGCTTTGTGGGTTTTGGCGGGCGCACTGAGAGCTACTTAGACGACAAAGCCAACTACCGCTCGCGCTGGATCCCGTCGGATCACGCCATTGGCGTGCCCCACGATGTCCCCGTTCTCGGCTACCGCGTGAACACCTGCGATCGCCTGCGTCTATGGCGCGCCGATGCCACGGAAAGCTTTGATTTCTATGCCTTCAACATCGGCGATTACTACGGCGCAGTGGAAGAGAAGGTGGGCAGCGAAACCCTCTCCAAGGTGCTTTACCCGAACGACGGCACCGATGAAGGCCGGCGCCTACGCCTGAAACAGCAGCACTTCTTTGTGAGCTGCTCCCTTCAGGACATGTTGCGCAGCCTCGATAACCGTGGGCTATCCGTTGACGACTTCCCTGAGTACTGGACCGTTCAGCTCAACGACACCCACCCCGCCATCGCTGTGGCAGAACTGATGCGTCTGCTGATCGATGATCGTCACATGGAATGGGATAAGGCGTGGGACATCACCCGCCGTTCCGTGGCTTACACCAACCACACCCTGCTTCCCGAGGCCCTCGAAAAATGGGATCTCAACCTGTTTGGAAGCCTGTTGCCTAGGCACCTTGAGCTGATTTACGAAATCAACCGCCGCTTCCTGCAGCAAGTGCGCCTGCGTTACCCCGGTAACGAGGCGATTCAACGCAAACTCTCGATCATTGATGAGGAGGGGGGTAAGTCGATCCGGATGGCACACCTCGCCACCATTGGCGCCCATCACGTGAATGGTGTGGCAGCGCTCCACTCCGACTTGGTGCGTGAGCAGCTGATGCCTGAATTCGCTGAGCTCTGGCCCGAAAAATTCACCAACGTGACGAATGGCGTGACCCCTAGGCGCTGGGTTGCACTCTCCAATCCAGGACTCTCTGCCCTGCTTGATGAGCATGTGGGCCCCGACTGGGTCACCAACATGGAGCTCCTGCGCAAGCTTGAGGATCGCAAGAACGACACTGGCTTCCTCACTCATTGGGAAGACACCAAGCTCTCCGTGAAGCGCAAGCTGTCGACCTACATCCACCGCAACACGGGCGTGTTGGTGGATCCATCCAGCCTGTTTGACGTGCAGGTGAAGCGCATCCATGAGTACAAACGCCAACACCTCAACGCGCTGCAGGTGATCACCCAATACCTCAGGATCAAAAACGGCCAGGCCGATGGCATGGCCCCGCGCACGGTGATCTTTGGAGGCAAGGCGGCACCTGGCTATTACATGGCCAAGTTGATCATCCGCTTCATCAATGGCATCGCCGAAACGATCAACGCTGATCCGGATATGGACGGACGGCTAAGGGTGGTGTTCCTGGCTGATTACAACGTCAAGCTGGGTGAACAGGTGTATCCAGCCTCGGATCTTTCCGAACAGATCTCCACCGCCGGCAAGGAAGCCTCCGGCACCGGCAACATGAAGTTCGCGATGAATGGAGCGCTCACGATTGGCACCCTCGATGGTGCCAACGTGGAAATCCGTGAGCACGTGGGACCTGAAAACTTCTTCCTCTTCGGCAAGACCGTGGAAGAAATTGCTGCCCTCAAGCAGAGCGGTTACAGGCCTTGGGACGTGGTGGAGTCTGTTCCTGAGCTTGCTGAAGCCATCCGCTTGGTGGAAATGGGTCATTTCAGCAATGGGGATGGTGAGCTGTTCCGTCCTCTGATAGACAACCTCACGGGCAATGATCCGTTCTTTGTGATGGCTGATTTCGCCGATTACTTGCGCGCTCAAGATGCGGTGAGCCTGGCCTGGACCGATCGCCATCACTGGAACCGGATGTCGGTGTTGAACAGCGCCAGAAGCGGCTTCTTTTCATCGGATCGCTCGATCCGTGACTACTGCCGTGACATCTGGAAGGTTGAGCCCATGCCCGTAGAGATCACCTGCGACGTGCCTGATTAG
- a CDS encoding SLC13 family permease produces MSALVTFLLLALAIACFIGGWLAPELVALLAAGLFMATGVLTPNEALAGFGSPALITLVGLFVLSNGLLHSGALDRLRELLASPRIRNPSQLMVVFGFVVAPISGFIPNTPIVAILLPVVQGWCQRRGISPSRVLMPLSFATLIGGTITLIGTTTSLLASDLVTRLGYGSFELFSFTAIGIPVWLIGACYLVIAGRFLPDRGDQNDDNLQALSRDGYLTEVVIPQRSPLCEVTLHESRLQRRFDVDVLDVHRDGQRLQPPLAQLRLQAADRLLLRCSRQELLRLQQDRMVDLAGTLLAEELLHIRHAEVLVPAGSLLAGATLRELRFRQRFNATVLAVNRANSTLRDRLGRVVLREGDMLLLQAPLDALRGLQQSSDLVVLDQLDDDLPSTHRKGLAISVMLAVLLLAGFKVMPLVAAVLVGVGVLVIGKCLDAGTALRSIRWDLYLLLGGLYSFSVAMQKTGLADQAASSLLTLLQHSSAYVSLLVIYAITLVATELLSNAAAVALVLPIAAAVATGLGQPPMLFATAVVFAASQSFLSPIGYQTNLMVYAPGRYRFLDFFRFGWPLSLAYTLMVPLLLLWFA; encoded by the coding sequence TTGAGCGCCTTGGTCACGTTTCTGTTGTTGGCGCTTGCGATCGCCTGTTTCATCGGCGGTTGGCTAGCGCCTGAGCTGGTGGCCTTATTGGCTGCAGGCCTGTTTATGGCCACAGGGGTTCTCACTCCCAACGAGGCCTTGGCTGGATTTGGTAGCCCTGCCCTGATCACTTTGGTGGGCTTGTTTGTGCTCTCCAATGGCTTGCTGCACAGCGGCGCCTTGGATCGCTTGCGTGAATTGTTGGCATCGCCGAGGATCCGCAACCCCAGCCAGTTGATGGTGGTTTTTGGCTTTGTGGTGGCGCCGATTTCCGGGTTCATCCCCAATACCCCGATCGTGGCGATTTTGTTGCCGGTGGTGCAGGGCTGGTGTCAACGCCGCGGGATCAGCCCGTCGCGGGTGTTGATGCCGCTGTCGTTTGCGACTTTGATTGGCGGCACGATCACTTTGATTGGCACCACCACCAGCCTGCTCGCCAGTGACTTGGTCACCAGGCTGGGCTATGGCTCCTTTGAGCTGTTTTCTTTTACGGCCATCGGCATTCCGGTATGGCTGATCGGTGCCTGTTATCTCGTGATTGCCGGCCGTTTTCTCCCCGATCGCGGGGATCAAAACGACGACAATCTGCAGGCCTTGAGCCGTGATGGCTACCTCACGGAGGTGGTGATTCCGCAGCGCTCTCCGCTCTGTGAGGTCACCCTGCATGAGAGCAGGTTGCAGCGCCGCTTTGATGTGGATGTGCTCGATGTGCACCGGGATGGCCAACGGCTGCAGCCGCCCCTTGCCCAATTGCGTTTGCAAGCCGCCGATCGCTTGCTGTTGCGTTGCAGCCGCCAGGAGCTGTTGCGCTTGCAGCAAGACCGGATGGTGGATCTCGCCGGCACCCTTCTCGCCGAGGAGTTGCTCCACATCCGTCATGCCGAAGTGTTGGTGCCGGCTGGCTCGTTATTGGCTGGCGCCACGCTGCGTGAGCTGCGCTTTCGCCAGCGTTTTAATGCCACGGTGCTGGCTGTGAACCGGGCGAACAGCACCCTCCGTGATCGCTTGGGGCGAGTGGTTTTAAGAGAAGGAGACATGCTGCTGCTGCAGGCCCCCCTCGATGCCCTGCGAGGACTGCAGCAATCCAGTGATCTGGTGGTGCTCGATCAGCTCGACGACGATCTTCCCTCCACCCACCGCAAAGGCTTAGCGATCAGCGTGATGCTGGCGGTACTGCTGCTCGCAGGCTTCAAGGTGATGCCCCTGGTAGCAGCCGTGCTCGTGGGTGTGGGGGTGTTGGTGATCGGCAAATGCCTCGATGCTGGTACCGCCCTGCGCTCGATTCGTTGGGATCTCTATCTGCTGCTGGGTGGCCTTTACAGCTTCAGTGTGGCCATGCAGAAAACAGGGCTGGCTGATCAGGCGGCTTCAAGCTTGCTCACGCTCTTGCAGCACAGCTCTGCTTACGTGTCTTTATTGGTGATCTATGCGATCACCCTGGTGGCCACCGAACTGCTCAGCAATGCGGCTGCTGTGGCCCTGGTTTTACCGATCGCCGCTGCTGTCGCCACCGGCTTGGGGCAGCCGCCGATGTTGTTTGCCACAGCCGTGGTGTTTGCGGCCAGCCAGAGCTTCCTCTCGCCGATTGGCTATCAAACCAACCTGATGGTGTATGCCCCTGGTCGCTACCGCTTCCTTGATTTTTTCCGCTTTGGCTGGCCGCTCTCGCTGGCTTACACCCTGATGGTGCCGCTGCTGTTGCTCTGGTTTGCTTAA
- the rimM gene encoding ribosome maturation factor RimM (Essential for efficient processing of 16S rRNA), with protein sequence MTSTPSLSSADPNSADEWLPVGQLVGAQGLRGELRLNPASDFPERFTEPGPRWLQAKGSAVKEVELLEGRQLPGKSLYVVRLKGVSNRMSAEALVGCTVLVPAEDRPELADGEFHLLDLVGLEARLAGNDESIGTVSNLISGGNDLLEIKLHSGKTVLVPFVEAIVPEVQLEEGWLLLTPPPGLLEL encoded by the coding sequence ATGACTTCCACTCCGTCACTTAGCTCAGCTGATCCGAACAGCGCAGACGAATGGCTACCGGTGGGGCAGCTCGTGGGCGCTCAGGGATTGCGGGGCGAGCTACGCCTGAACCCGGCGAGTGATTTCCCGGAACGCTTCACCGAACCGGGGCCTCGCTGGCTGCAAGCCAAGGGATCAGCAGTCAAAGAAGTGGAGCTGCTCGAAGGCCGGCAACTGCCAGGCAAAAGCCTCTATGTGGTGCGCTTGAAAGGCGTAAGCAACCGCATGAGCGCCGAAGCGCTCGTGGGCTGCACCGTGCTGGTGCCCGCAGAAGACCGGCCCGAACTCGCTGATGGTGAGTTCCACCTGCTCGATCTGGTGGGCCTCGAGGCACGCTTGGCCGGCAATGATGAATCGATCGGCACGGTGAGCAACCTGATCAGCGGTGGCAATGACCTGCTGGAGATCAAGCTTCACAGCGGCAAAACGGTGTTGGTTCCCTTTGTGGAGGCGATCGTGCCCGAGGTGCAGCTGGAGGAGGGCTGGTTGCTGCTCACCCCACCGCCAGGACTACTGGAGCTTTAA
- a CDS encoding nucleoside-diphosphate sugar epimerase/dehydratase, with amino-acid sequence MSRSYSIGVAERAVRFPPRARRLLLIGIDVLLLPLAVWLSFWLRLAHPLLPGFQAAGLWLLPAVLLIGLPLYAFTGQYKGLTRYVGSTALYRLAGRNGLLVLLLAVTGLMLRFPMPPRSSWILLWLLLTGFTGAVRFALRDLLLSLRSMANKHMVRVAIYGAGEAGGQLAAALRLAGNHQIITFLDDAPSLWRRTINGIPIQPPLVLSQIQDQLDQVLLAIPSKPRSERRRIVSELQCQSIPVLQIPSVDDLISGRARIDALRPVAIEDLLGRDSLPPVPDMLGPGLRDSVICVTGAGGSIGSELCRQMLSMRPARLILLEISEPSLYVVEQELLALLPEGVILQAVLGSAFNPQFMQQLFADQAVDFVFHAAAYKHVPLVEANPLAGLANNVVSTRVVCRAASAAGVSKVVLISTDKAVRPTNVMGATKRLAELVMQAFSQESNSTCFAMVRFGNVLGSSGSVVPLFRRQIAAGGPITLTHPEIIRYFMTIPEAAQLVLLASGFASGGEVFLLDMGEPVRIKNLAEQMVRLSGLSLRDAHNPSGDIEIVCTGLRPGEKLYEELLIEAESEATAHPLIYRAQERALQPEFLWPRLDALEAAITAQNVEAALALLEELVPEWQRGDGGKGVGVEPAAKEENDA; translated from the coding sequence TTGTCGCGTTCATATTCCATCGGTGTAGCCGAGCGAGCTGTTCGCTTTCCGCCTAGAGCCCGCCGGCTGCTGTTGATCGGCATAGACGTTCTGTTGCTTCCCCTGGCGGTGTGGCTCAGCTTCTGGTTGCGGTTGGCCCATCCGCTCCTTCCAGGTTTTCAGGCTGCTGGCTTGTGGTTGCTACCAGCAGTGCTTCTGATCGGACTACCGCTATATGCCTTCACTGGGCAGTACAAAGGACTGACGCGTTACGTGGGCAGCACTGCCTTATATCGCCTTGCTGGACGCAATGGACTGCTGGTGCTCCTTCTGGCAGTAACCGGATTGATGCTGCGTTTTCCAATGCCTCCGCGCAGCAGCTGGATCCTGCTCTGGTTGTTGCTTACCGGTTTCACCGGGGCGGTGCGTTTTGCCCTGCGTGATCTTCTGTTGTCGTTGAGATCGATGGCGAACAAGCATATGGTGCGTGTTGCCATCTATGGAGCTGGGGAGGCTGGTGGCCAGCTTGCTGCTGCATTGCGCCTGGCTGGCAATCACCAGATCATTACCTTTCTCGATGATGCTCCGAGTCTCTGGCGGCGCACGATCAACGGCATTCCGATCCAGCCCCCCCTGGTGCTCAGCCAGATCCAGGATCAGCTTGATCAGGTGTTGTTGGCAATTCCCTCTAAGCCCCGCAGTGAACGACGCCGCATCGTGTCTGAATTGCAATGCCAGTCGATCCCGGTTTTGCAGATCCCCTCGGTTGATGACCTCATCTCCGGTCGAGCCCGCATCGATGCCCTGCGTCCCGTTGCAATTGAAGACCTGCTCGGACGTGATTCCTTGCCGCCAGTGCCTGACATGCTCGGGCCTGGTCTGCGAGATTCGGTGATCTGCGTCACCGGTGCCGGTGGCTCGATCGGTTCTGAGCTCTGCCGCCAGATGCTTTCCATGCGACCGGCTCGATTAATCTTACTGGAAATTAGCGAACCCTCACTCTATGTAGTCGAGCAAGAGTTGCTCGCGCTGCTGCCTGAAGGTGTGATCCTTCAGGCGGTGCTCGGAAGTGCTTTTAATCCTCAGTTTATGCAGCAACTTTTTGCTGATCAGGCTGTTGATTTTGTTTTTCATGCAGCAGCCTATAAACATGTGCCTTTAGTGGAGGCAAATCCCCTCGCGGGCTTGGCCAACAACGTTGTCTCAACTCGGGTAGTGTGCCGTGCTGCCTCTGCTGCCGGCGTTAGCAAGGTGGTGCTAATTTCTACCGATAAGGCTGTTCGCCCCACCAATGTGATGGGTGCCACAAAGCGTTTGGCAGAACTGGTGATGCAGGCTTTTTCGCAAGAGTCGAACAGCACCTGCTTCGCCATGGTGCGCTTCGGCAATGTGCTGGGATCCTCGGGATCGGTAGTGCCACTGTTCCGCCGCCAGATAGCGGCCGGTGGGCCAATTACCCTTACTCACCCGGAGATTATTCGCTACTTCATGACTATCCCCGAAGCCGCTCAGTTGGTCCTGCTGGCCTCGGGTTTTGCTAGCGGCGGTGAAGTATTCCTTCTCGATATGGGCGAACCGGTACGGATCAAGAATTTGGCTGAACAGATGGTGCGCCTCAGCGGTCTCTCCCTGCGTGATGCTCATAACCCCAGCGGTGACATCGAGATCGTCTGCACGGGCTTGCGGCCCGGCGAGAAGCTCTACGAGGAGCTGCTGATCGAAGCCGAGAGCGAAGCTACTGCCCATCCCTTGATCTACCGCGCCCAGGAAAGGGCCCTGCAGCCGGAATTCCTCTGGCCACGCCTCGATGCTCTCGAGGCTGCTATCACCGCCCAGAATGTGGAGGCTGCGCTTGCGTTGCTGGAGGAACTGGTGCCCGAGTGGCAGCGAGGAGATGGAGGGAAAGGCGTTGGTGTGGAGCCCGCTGCTAAGGAGGAGAACGATGCATAG
- a CDS encoding cation:proton antiporter: MLAAAMPPLLTPLLAELSAHDLEMAGTLIGVGRFMLIFVAARALAEVLVRLQLPTILGELLAGVLIGASGLHLLVPPETQVELSNGLITLLSSLGNVPPESVTELYNESFPALEAVAQLGLFALLFLTGLESELDELIAVGTQAFTVAVAGVVLPFALGTWGLMAIFHVGAIPAIFAGASMTATSIGITASVFGELGYLKTREGQIVIGAAVLDDILGIVILAVVIALASGGSLDIGPILKLVAAAAVFVVAAIGLSRSAAPAFDWLIDKLKAPGEVLVASFVILALSCFTATAIGLEAALGAFAAGLILSSSKHNHAIQQAVLPIVTLFATIFFVLVGAGMDLSVINPSDPASRTALIIAAFLFVVAVIGKIAAGWAFVSKQPTRRLVVGLGMMPRGEVGLIFLGLGTSAKLLSPSLEAAILLMVIGTTFLAPVLLRLVIGGDKPDDDDKVDGEVAADPVGLI, translated from the coding sequence ATGCTCGCTGCTGCGATGCCGCCCCTTCTCACGCCGCTTCTGGCTGAACTGTCAGCCCACGATCTCGAGATGGCGGGCACCTTGATTGGGGTTGGTCGATTCATGCTGATCTTCGTGGCGGCGCGAGCGCTGGCCGAGGTTTTGGTGCGCCTTCAGCTCCCGACAATTTTGGGAGAACTGCTTGCAGGTGTGTTGATCGGCGCCTCTGGTCTGCATCTATTGGTGCCACCAGAAACCCAAGTGGAGCTGAGCAATGGCTTAATCACCCTGCTGAGCTCTCTGGGCAATGTGCCGCCCGAATCGGTCACGGAGCTCTACAACGAGAGCTTCCCAGCCTTGGAGGCTGTGGCGCAGCTTGGTCTGTTTGCTTTGCTCTTCCTTACCGGTTTGGAGAGTGAGCTTGATGAGCTGATCGCCGTGGGCACGCAAGCCTTCACCGTGGCTGTAGCCGGTGTGGTGTTGCCTTTTGCCCTGGGCACCTGGGGGCTGATGGCCATCTTCCATGTGGGCGCGATCCCAGCAATCTTTGCGGGCGCCTCGATGACCGCCACCAGCATTGGCATTACCGCCAGTGTGTTCGGAGAACTTGGATATTTGAAAACCCGCGAGGGGCAGATCGTGATCGGTGCGGCCGTTCTCGATGACATCCTCGGCATCGTGATCTTGGCCGTGGTGATTGCCTTGGCCTCGGGCGGAAGCCTGGACATTGGTCCGATCCTGAAGCTCGTCGCGGCCGCCGCTGTGTTTGTTGTGGCGGCGATTGGCTTGAGCCGCTCGGCAGCCCCCGCTTTCGACTGGCTGATCGACAAACTCAAGGCACCGGGTGAGGTGCTGGTGGCCTCCTTCGTGATCCTCGCGTTGAGCTGCTTTACAGCTACCGCGATTGGTCTGGAGGCCGCCCTTGGCGCCTTCGCGGCTGGCCTGATTCTCAGCAGCTCGAAGCACAATCACGCCATTCAGCAGGCCGTCCTGCCGATCGTGACCCTATTTGCCACGATCTTCTTTGTGCTGGTGGGTGCTGGCATGGATCTGTCGGTGATCAATCCTTCCGATCCCGCCAGCCGTACCGCTTTGATCATCGCGGCCTTCCTGTTTGTGGTGGCGGTGATTGGCAAGATTGCTGCGGGCTGGGCCTTTGTGAGCAAGCAACCCACACGCCGTCTTGTGGTTGGGCTTGGAATGATGCCGCGCGGGGAAGTCGGTTTGATTTTCCTCGGTCTTGGCACCAGCGCAAAGCTTTTGTCTCCGTCGCTCGAGGCGGCCATCCTGTTGATGGTGATCGGCACCACCTTCCTGGCTCCGGTGTTGCTCAGGTTGGTGATTGGTGGCGATAAGCCTGACGACGACGACAAGGTGGATGGCGAGGTGGCGGCTGATCCCGTTGGTTTGATCTAG
- a CDS encoding Fic family protein: protein MQRDDAGRYEITSTAGETVRAYVPAPLPPDPAVLLEGPLQALHERALLSCGRLDGVSSLLPDPELFLYAYVRREALLSSQIEGTQSSLSDLLLFELEEAPGAPLDDVVEVSSYVAGLEHGLARLRDGFPLSSRLLREIHALLLASGRGADRLPGEFRRSQNWIGGTRPGNASFVPPPPGLVEACMGQLEHFIHGTTDGAHALPVLVRAALAHVQLETIHPFLDGNGRLGRLLIVLMLIDAGVLQQPLLYLSLFFKQHRNRYYELLNSVRLNGDWEAWIDFFLEGVESTATAAATTAHRLLALFRADESCLSGLGRSGPSVRLVFAALCRRPLNSIGQLSAACDLSFPTTSKSLEALVKLGIAREITGGQRNRFFAYEAFLAILSEGAEPL, encoded by the coding sequence ATGCAACGCGACGATGCGGGACGCTACGAGATCACGAGCACAGCTGGTGAGACCGTTCGCGCCTACGTGCCGGCGCCCTTACCGCCTGATCCAGCCGTCCTGCTCGAAGGTCCTCTGCAGGCGCTGCATGAAAGGGCGCTGCTGTCTTGCGGGCGCCTTGATGGGGTGTCATCCCTGCTCCCGGATCCGGAGCTTTTTCTTTACGCCTATGTGCGGCGTGAAGCTTTACTTTCCTCCCAGATCGAGGGAACCCAGTCGTCCCTCTCAGACCTACTGCTATTTGAACTGGAGGAAGCCCCCGGCGCTCCCTTAGACGACGTGGTCGAGGTCTCTAGCTACGTGGCGGGGCTGGAACATGGACTAGCACGGCTGCGGGATGGCTTCCCCCTCTCCTCCCGCTTGCTGCGGGAGATCCACGCACTACTGCTCGCCAGCGGCCGCGGAGCCGATCGGCTGCCTGGGGAGTTCCGCCGTAGTCAGAACTGGATCGGTGGCACCCGACCCGGCAACGCCAGCTTCGTGCCCCCCCCCCCGGGACTTGTGGAGGCGTGCATGGGCCAACTGGAGCACTTCATTCATGGCACAACTGACGGGGCCCATGCCCTGCCTGTGCTGGTCCGGGCCGCCCTGGCGCACGTGCAGCTCGAAACCATCCACCCCTTCCTGGACGGCAACGGCCGCCTGGGCCGGCTACTCATCGTGTTGATGCTGATCGATGCCGGGGTTCTGCAGCAGCCTCTTCTTTATCTCAGTTTGTTCTTTAAGCAGCACCGCAACCGCTACTACGAGCTGCTCAATAGTGTGCGCCTGAACGGCGACTGGGAGGCCTGGATTGATTTCTTTCTAGAGGGAGTAGAGAGCACAGCGACAGCCGCGGCAACCACCGCTCATCGACTTCTGGCATTGTTCCGTGCTGACGAGAGCTGCCTGAGCGGCTTGGGTCGCTCAGGCCCCAGTGTGAGGCTGGTATTTGCGGCCCTCTGCCGACGGCCGCTGAACAGCATCGGTCAGCTCAGTGCCGCCTGTGACCTGAGCTTTCCGACCACCTCCAAATCTCTTGAGGCCCTTGTGAAACTAGGCATTGCGCGGGAAATCACCGGTGGGCAACGCAATCGCTTCTTTGCCTACGAAGCCTTTCTGGCCATCCTCAGCGAGGGCGCCGAACCGCTCTGA